One window of Sinorhizobium numidicum genomic DNA carries:
- a CDS encoding ABC transporter ATP-binding protein gives MARTIIELKNADLTLGEAAASVHVLKGVSLTIDAGESVGIVGPSGSGKSTLLMVLAGLEQLDGGEIVIDGTSLHRLSEDKLADFRGRNVGIVFQSFHLIPNMTALENVAVPLELANVRNAFDIARRELVAVGLGERLTHYPGQLSGGEQQRVAIARALAPSPKLLIADEPTGNLDAETGRQIADLLFAEQRERGTTLILVTHDAALAGRCARQVRMRSGEIVSGGEAEPLSASIRQGAASA, from the coding sequence TGACCCTCGGCGAGGCCGCGGCCTCGGTACATGTGCTGAAGGGCGTCAGTCTTACGATCGACGCCGGCGAGTCCGTCGGCATCGTCGGTCCTTCCGGATCGGGAAAGTCGACACTGCTGATGGTCCTGGCCGGGCTCGAACAACTCGACGGCGGCGAGATCGTCATCGACGGCACATCCCTGCACCGCTTGAGCGAGGACAAGCTCGCCGATTTTCGCGGGCGCAATGTCGGCATCGTCTTCCAGTCCTTTCACCTCATCCCGAATATGACCGCGCTCGAGAACGTCGCGGTGCCGTTGGAGCTCGCAAACGTCCGCAACGCCTTCGATATCGCCCGCCGGGAGCTTGTCGCGGTCGGGCTCGGAGAGCGCCTGACGCACTATCCCGGGCAGCTTTCCGGCGGTGAGCAGCAGCGCGTGGCGATCGCTCGGGCGCTCGCGCCTTCGCCGAAGCTGCTGATCGCCGACGAGCCGACGGGTAATCTGGACGCCGAAACCGGCCGGCAGATCGCCGACTTGCTCTTTGCCGAGCAGCGCGAGCGCGGCACGACGCTGATCCTCGTGACACATGACGCTGCGCTCGCCGGCCGCTGCGCGCGACAGGTGCGGATGCGTTCCGGCGAAATCGTCTCGGGCGGTGAAGCCGAGCCGCTGTCCGCCTCGATTCGCCAGGGGGCAGCATCGGCATGA